The proteins below come from a single Rhinolophus ferrumequinum isolate MPI-CBG mRhiFer1 chromosome 8, mRhiFer1_v1.p, whole genome shotgun sequence genomic window:
- the CD28 gene encoding T-cell-specific surface glycoprotein CD28, translating into MILRLLLVLNFFPSIQVTDNKILVKQSPMLVVNNNAVNLSCKYTYDLFSKEFRASLYKGVDSAVEVCVVHGNYSHQLHFQSNTGFNCDGKLDNETVTFCLWNLYVNQTDIYFCKIEIMYPPPYIDNEKSNGTIIHVKENHLCPATQLPDSSKPFLALVVVIGVLAFYSVVVTVALSTCWMKNNRNRVLQSDYMNMTPRRPGLTRKHYQPYAPARDFAAYRS; encoded by the exons ATAACAAGATTTTGGTGAAACAGTCACCCATGCTTGTGGTGAACAACAATGCGGTCAACCTCAGCTGCAAGTATACCTACGATCTCTTCTCAAAGGAGTTCCGGGCATCCCTTTATAAGGGAGTAGATAGTGCTGTGGAAGTCTGTGTTGTGCATGGAAACTACTCCCATCAGCTTCATTTTCAATCAAATACAGGATTCAACTGTGATGGGAAATTGGACAATGAAACAGTGACATTCTGCCTCTGGAATTTGTATGTTAACCAAACGGAtatttatttctgcaaaataGAGATCATGTATCCTCCTCCTTACATAGACAATGAGAAGAGCAACGGAACTATTATCCATGTGAAAG agaatcATCTTTGTCCAGCTACCCAGTTGCCTGACTCATCTAAGCCATTTTTGGCACTGGTGGTGGTTATTGGAGTCTTGGCTTTCTATAGCGTGGTAGTAACAGTGGCTCTTTCTACTTGCTGG ATGAAGAATAACAGGAACCGTGTCCTTCAGAGTGACTACATGAACATGACCCCCCGGAGGCCAGGGCTCACGCGCAAGCACTACCAGCCCTATGCCCCAGCACGCGACTTTGCAGCCTACCGCTCCTGA